One segment of Gilliamella sp. ESL0441 DNA contains the following:
- a CDS encoding sulfatase-like hydrolase/transferase, with protein MPLSTLIVLPLLIITVVVASFFKRKKWQLLVISLLTVFIVMELTSIYFSGGFIDYQFYVNLNINDIVQGLFIFKVQALLVTAVFLGFVFLLFKLAGLFKRKCHPLLRLVFAIIAIISISYHNGPLSRLYEIYQVTNAPRESFEQALQTLNMTDYTNKNQLISHKGKNIVVISLESFEQGFLDFADITPNLRQLRQTYTFFPNMPMSVGSSWTTASMYTYMTGVPFLIGGYSTSPLMKSNQTQLINLGDVLKKAGYQTRYVMAGPDFAGIGHTAELLGMQVVSEKNYPSQYPKAPFGLYDKDIFDIAKKQINDMNEANQPFALFISTVSTHAPNGFYDERMASVITPKDDNMSFVAASLDYNVGQFIQYLEHNGLLEDTIFYIFPDHLMMGSGTPTINRLSQKERKLYLLTNAKSENLNKSPDQTIYQIDLPRLILNGAQIKSNAKFLTDYLTETDRNKKQFIEQNKSKIATLNHSAEQ; from the coding sequence ATGCCACTTTCGACATTAATTGTTTTACCTCTCTTAATTATTACCGTCGTGGTTGCCTCTTTTTTTAAACGCAAAAAGTGGCAACTGCTGGTGATCAGCCTGTTGACAGTTTTTATTGTCATGGAGTTAACTTCAATCTATTTTAGTGGCGGCTTTATAGATTATCAGTTTTACGTCAATTTAAACATCAATGACATTGTACAAGGATTATTTATTTTTAAAGTACAAGCACTCTTGGTTACTGCTGTCTTTTTGGGTTTTGTATTTTTACTGTTCAAGTTAGCGGGTTTATTTAAACGCAAATGTCATCCATTACTGCGTTTGGTATTTGCTATCATTGCCATTATTAGCATCAGTTATCACAATGGCCCGTTAAGCCGTTTATACGAAATTTATCAAGTGACAAACGCACCGCGGGAATCATTTGAACAAGCTCTACAAACGCTCAATATGACTGACTATACTAATAAAAATCAGTTAATTAGTCATAAAGGAAAAAATATTGTTGTCATTTCGTTAGAATCGTTTGAGCAAGGTTTTTTAGATTTTGCGGATATCACACCGAATTTAAGACAATTACGTCAAACATATACTTTCTTCCCGAATATGCCAATGAGTGTTGGTAGTAGCTGGACAACTGCATCAATGTATACTTACATGACGGGCGTGCCTTTTTTAATTGGTGGGTACTCAACTTCTCCATTGATGAAAAGTAATCAAACTCAATTAATTAACTTAGGTGATGTCCTTAAAAAAGCGGGATATCAAACTCGCTATGTTATGGCTGGCCCTGACTTTGCTGGTATCGGTCACACAGCTGAACTATTGGGAATGCAAGTTGTTTCGGAAAAAAATTATCCATCCCAATACCCTAAAGCACCATTTGGATTATATGACAAAGATATTTTTGATATCGCCAAAAAACAAATTAATGATATGAATGAGGCAAATCAACCTTTTGCTTTATTTATTTCAACCGTTTCAACCCATGCCCCTAATGGATTTTACGATGAACGAATGGCATCGGTTATTACACCTAAAGATGACAATATGTCATTTGTTGCTGCCTCACTGGATTATAATGTCGGACAATTTATCCAGTATTTAGAGCATAACGGATTGCTTGAAGATACGATCTTTTATATTTTTCCAGATCACTTAATGATGGGTTCAGGTACCCCTACCATTAATCGCCTATCTCAAAAAGAGCGTAAACTTTATTTATTAACCAATGCAAAATCTGAAAATTTGAACAAATCTCCCGATCAAACAATCTATCAAATTGATTTGCCTAGATTGATTTTAAATGGTGCACAAATTAAAAGTAATGCTAAATTTTTAACCGATTATCTAACCGAAACCGACAGGAATAAAAAACAATTTATTGAACAAAATAAATCCAAAATCGCAACCTTAAATCATTCGGCAGAACAATAA
- a CDS encoding LysE family transporter, translating into MTVDTMLIVTTVSFLGMISPGPDFFLVLKNSLSYSRKIALFTSLGIIIAILIHMSYCVAGIALLISTTPILYNALRYVGATYLIWIGIKALLAKNRGSNYIGSVSNSRIITTKTAFIQGFLCNLLNPKATLFFLAIFTQVLNENSTLYDKLLVALIIWTEAILWWPFVVFIFQTQTIQRRYYKVQFIIDKILGIMIVILGLKVALGS; encoded by the coding sequence ATGACTGTCGATACCATGCTCATAGTTACTACCGTTAGTTTTTTGGGAATGATTTCGCCCGGACCCGACTTTTTTTTAGTTTTAAAAAATAGTTTAAGCTATAGCCGAAAAATAGCTTTATTCACGAGTTTGGGTATCATCATCGCCATATTAATCCATATGAGCTATTGTGTTGCAGGTATCGCATTACTAATTTCTACAACACCTATACTCTATAATGCATTACGTTATGTTGGTGCTACATACTTAATTTGGATAGGAATTAAAGCGTTACTTGCCAAAAATAGGGGTTCTAATTATATAGGTTCCGTATCAAATAGTAGAATAATCACCACCAAAACAGCTTTTATTCAAGGTTTTTTATGTAACTTGCTTAATCCTAAAGCGACTTTATTTTTTCTAGCCATATTTACTCAAGTACTAAATGAAAATTCTACACTGTATGATAAATTATTAGTTGCTCTGATTATTTGGACGGAAGCCATTTTGTGGTGGCCTTTTGTCGTCTTTATTTTCCAAACCCAGACCATCCAAAGACGCTATTATAAAGTACAGTTTATCATTGATAAAATCTTAGGGATTATGATTGTGATACTAGGTTTGAAAGTTGCTTTAGGAAGTTAA
- the gutQ gene encoding arabinose-5-phosphate isomerase GutQ: MDKLLKYGRELLELELSEAQKLPQRLGEDFIKACKLILMAKGKIVVSGIGKSGHIGKKISASLASTGSPSFFMHPTEALHGDLGMVSENDVAILISYSGRAKEFNFILPILASMNVPVIAITGTLDSPLAKAADAVIDISIEKEACPMGLAPTSSSTNTLLMGDALVIAVMRARGFKEEDFARSHPAGSLGAKLLNQVKDVMRTGESIPKVSHTATVFDAMLELSRTGVGLVAICQDDNKIIGVFTDGDLRRLLLKNGTLHDSIKTVMTSPGYRIPASWKATEALKSFNYHNITAAPVVNTEGELVGALNIHDLHQAGIS, encoded by the coding sequence ATGGATAAATTATTAAAATATGGTCGAGAACTTCTTGAGTTAGAATTAAGCGAAGCTCAAAAATTACCTCAACGCCTAGGCGAAGATTTTATTAAAGCTTGCAAACTCATTTTGATGGCAAAGGGGAAAATTGTTGTATCAGGTATTGGAAAATCGGGACATATTGGAAAAAAAATTTCAGCTTCTTTAGCAAGTACTGGCTCTCCTTCTTTTTTTATGCATCCAACAGAAGCGCTACACGGAGATCTAGGTATGGTAAGTGAAAACGATGTTGCTATTCTAATCTCATATTCTGGTCGTGCAAAAGAGTTTAACTTTATACTTCCAATACTGGCTTCAATGAATGTTCCTGTTATTGCAATAACTGGGACATTAGACTCACCATTAGCAAAAGCGGCAGATGCTGTGATTGATATTTCAATTGAAAAAGAAGCATGCCCTATGGGATTAGCACCAACATCAAGTTCAACTAACACCTTATTGATGGGGGATGCACTCGTTATTGCTGTGATGCGAGCTAGAGGTTTTAAAGAAGAAGATTTTGCTCGTTCACATCCAGCTGGTAGTCTAGGTGCAAAATTACTTAATCAAGTTAAAGATGTAATGAGAACAGGTGAATCAATTCCAAAAGTTTCACATACTGCAACAGTTTTTGACGCAATGCTGGAACTTAGTAGGACTGGCGTTGGATTAGTGGCAATCTGTCAGGATGATAATAAAATTATAGGGGTATTTACAGATGGAGATTTAAGACGATTGTTGTTAAAAAATGGTACACTACATGACAGTATAAAAACCGTTATGACGAGTCCCGGATATAGAATACCCGCAAGTTGGAAAGCGACTGAAGCTTTAAAATCATTTAATTATCACAATATTACTGCTGCACCTGTAGTGAATACTGAAGGTGAATTAGTTGGCGCTTTAAATATACATGATCTGCACCAGG